Proteins encoded by one window of Paenibacillus sp. DCT19:
- a CDS encoding CopG family ribbon-helix-helix protein, producing the protein MANLQNTKRIMISLPDHLLQEVDGIVALENSNRSELIRQAMKLYLTERKKRYIRESMQRGYMEMAKINLTMASEAFHAEEDADSTLDRLVSGV; encoded by the coding sequence AACTTGCAGAACACCAAGCGAATCATGATCAGTCTGCCTGATCATCTTTTGCAGGAAGTGGATGGCATCGTAGCGCTGGAGAACTCCAACCGCAGCGAATTGATTAGGCAGGCCATGAAGCTGTATCTGACGGAACGGAAGAAGCGGTATATCCGTGAGTCTATGCAGCGTGGGTACATGGAGATGGCGAAGATTAACCTAACCATGGCATCCGAGGCCTTTCACGCGGAGGAAGATGCGGACAGCACTCTGGACCGCTTAGTTAGCGGGGTGTAG